A window of Microcystis aeruginosa FD4 contains these coding sequences:
- a CDS encoding ABC transporter ATP-binding protein: protein MQANLLEVRGATRRFGGLVAVDGVSFQVQKNEIFGLIGPNGAGKTTLFNLITGLIPLSSGDLIYQGCSLANYRPHQIAQAGIARTFQNLRLFGELSALENVAIAGHIHNSSNLWTGILGLPVSRREEEKTYKRAGELLDLVGLTDQSNRKARNLAYGDQRRLEIARALALQPQLLLLDEPAAGMNPSEKGALSQLIRQIRDNLALTVLLIEHHVPLVMGLCDRMAVLDFGKLIALGDPATVRENPAVIEAYLGDE, encoded by the coding sequence ATGCAAGCAAATTTATTAGAAGTGCGGGGAGCCACCCGTCGATTTGGGGGATTAGTCGCTGTGGATGGGGTTTCCTTTCAGGTACAAAAAAACGAGATTTTTGGCTTAATTGGACCCAATGGGGCGGGAAAAACGACTTTATTTAATCTGATCACCGGTTTAATTCCCCTATCCAGTGGCGATTTAATTTATCAAGGCTGCAGTCTGGCCAACTATCGTCCTCATCAGATTGCTCAGGCAGGAATTGCCCGTACTTTCCAGAATTTACGCTTATTTGGTGAATTATCGGCTTTAGAAAATGTGGCGATCGCTGGTCACATTCACAATAGCTCCAATCTCTGGACAGGAATTTTAGGTTTACCAGTTTCGAGAAGGGAGGAGGAAAAAACCTACAAAAGAGCAGGGGAATTATTAGATTTAGTCGGATTAACCGACCAAAGCAATCGGAAAGCCCGTAATTTAGCCTATGGTGATCAAAGACGCTTGGAAATTGCCCGCGCTTTAGCTTTGCAACCCCAGTTATTACTCCTCGATGAACCGGCAGCCGGGATGAATCCTAGCGAAAAGGGGGCATTAAGTCAGCTAATTCGACAAATTCGCGATAATTTAGCTCTAACCGTCCTGTTAATCGAACATCATGTGCCTTTAGTGATGGGATTATGTGATCGCATGGCGGTGTTAGATTTCGGTAAGTTAATCGCTTTGGGAGATCCAGCTACAGTCAGGGAGAATCCTGCGGTGATTGAAGCTTATTTAGGGGATGAATAA
- a CDS encoding serine hydrolase domain-containing protein — translation MKLRRILLIFFFSACVLASGWHLSLKAIAEERTTAATKITWTAANSDPRVLGWMQGSPPPPDKIIRFANGSYFQFPQMRWSVCHFQQLMPTKAVSRGLSLAVPLVKKELSDIDQVTFLPWGAKDKMTWQQSLEANFTDGILVMHHGQMVYEKFFGCLNQVERHGAMSLTKSFVGLLGEMLVAENKLEENKLVRDYIPELTKSAFGDATVRQVLDMTTALDYSEDYADPKAGVWQHAAAGNPLPKPEGYTGPSTYFQFLQTVQKKGEHGQSFGYKTINTDVLGWLIARVTGQPLTEVLSEKIWSQIGADIDAYFTVDSIGTPFAGGGLNAGLRDLARFGQMILDEGKVGDRQVVPPEVIRKIGKGGDPQVFARASYSALKGWSYRSMWWITHNENGAFMARGVHGQSLYIDPRADMVIARFASYPVAGNAANDPTTLPAYQAVADYLIKLDRP, via the coding sequence ATGAAACTCCGGAGAATTCTCTTAATCTTTTTTTTTAGTGCCTGTGTACTAGCAAGCGGCTGGCATCTATCCCTCAAGGCGATCGCAGAGGAAAGAACCACGGCAGCGACTAAGATAACTTGGACGGCAGCCAACTCCGATCCAAGGGTTTTAGGCTGGATGCAGGGTTCGCCGCCCCCCCCCGATAAAATTATCCGTTTTGCTAACGGTAGTTATTTTCAATTTCCCCAAATGCGCTGGAGTGTTTGCCATTTTCAACAGCTTATGCCCACTAAAGCCGTTAGTCGGGGATTATCTCTAGCTGTTCCTTTGGTGAAAAAAGAATTATCAGATATTGACCAAGTGACTTTTCTGCCCTGGGGGGCCAAGGACAAGATGACTTGGCAACAATCCCTAGAAGCTAACTTTACCGATGGGATCCTGGTGATGCACCATGGTCAAATGGTTTATGAAAAGTTTTTCGGCTGTTTGAACCAGGTGGAACGTCATGGGGCCATGTCCCTAACTAAATCCTTTGTGGGATTATTGGGAGAAATGTTAGTGGCCGAAAATAAATTAGAGGAAAATAAACTGGTTAGGGATTATATTCCGGAATTGACGAAAAGTGCCTTTGGCGATGCCACGGTGCGTCAAGTTCTCGATATGACCACTGCCCTAGATTATAGTGAAGATTATGCCGATCCCAAGGCAGGGGTCTGGCAACACGCGGCCGCCGGGAATCCTTTACCGAAACCAGAAGGTTATACGGGCCCTAGCACTTATTTTCAATTCCTGCAAACTGTCCAAAAAAAAGGAGAACACGGTCAGAGTTTTGGCTATAAAACTATTAATACTGATGTTCTTGGTTGGTTAATTGCTAGAGTCACGGGGCAACCACTGACGGAAGTTCTCTCGGAAAAAATTTGGAGTCAAATCGGTGCCGATATTGATGCTTACTTTACCGTAGATTCGATCGGGACTCCCTTCGCCGGTGGCGGCTTAAATGCGGGTTTACGAGACCTGGCGCGCTTCGGCCAAATGATCCTCGACGAGGGCAAGGTTGGTGATCGCCAAGTAGTGCCGCCAGAAGTCATCCGCAAGATTGGCAAGGGGGGAGATCCACAGGTATTTGCGAGAGCGTCATACTCGGCCTTAAAGGGATGGAGTTATCGCAGTATGTGGTGGATTACTCACAACGAGAATGGTGCTTTTATGGCGCGGGGGGTTCACGGTCAATCCCTCTACATCGATCCCCGTGCAGATATGGTAATCGCTCGTTTTGCTTCCTATCCCGTAGCAGGTAATGCGGCCAACGACCCTACCACTCTACCAGCTTACCAAGCTGTGGCAGATTATCTGATCAAGCTCGATCGGCCCTAG
- a CDS encoding AI-2E family transporter, giving the protein MNNDAKIIDLVIRLFFLGLLLFAGFTLLRPFLTMILWGAILAIAWYPLFLWLKKLLAGRTKLATVLLTLICLGIIIGPVSAIAAVLAGNLRTLAEYIDTGAAVIPPPPADVATWPLIGERIASLWQQASDNTGQFLQRFEPQLKELGKISLSLATSTGLTVLKFIVSILIAAALTLSAKNLTHLMNRLAEKIAPGRGIALASLTASTVRNVSRGIIGVAIIQSLLIGIGLVTVGTPAAGLLTFLALLLGILQIGPGLIVLGALIHAWATLPYSTALLFTIWMIPATLVDNFLKPILMGRGLPIPMVVILLGVFGGVIAYGIIGLFVGPVLLGLCYELVRAWIGEDSPEPVANSHDQSV; this is encoded by the coding sequence ATGAACAATGACGCTAAAATTATCGATCTCGTCATCCGGCTGTTTTTTCTCGGCCTGTTGTTATTTGCTGGTTTTACCCTGCTGCGTCCCTTCCTAACCATGATCCTCTGGGGAGCAATTCTAGCGATCGCTTGGTATCCCCTCTTTCTCTGGTTAAAAAAGTTGCTCGCGGGCCGGACGAAACTGGCCACAGTTCTCCTCACCCTAATTTGTCTAGGGATTATTATCGGTCCGGTGAGTGCCATCGCAGCGGTTCTGGCGGGTAATCTGCGAACGCTGGCCGAATATATCGATACCGGTGCGGCGGTGATTCCCCCTCCCCCCGCCGATGTGGCCACCTGGCCGCTGATCGGCGAAAGGATTGCCAGTCTCTGGCAGCAGGCATCAGATAACACTGGTCAATTTCTTCAACGCTTCGAGCCACAATTAAAAGAATTGGGGAAAATCTCCCTTTCCCTAGCTACCAGCACCGGTCTGACGGTGCTGAAATTTATCGTCTCGATTCTGATTGCGGCGGCACTGACCCTCTCGGCTAAAAATCTGACTCACCTGATGAACCGGTTAGCGGAAAAAATCGCCCCAGGTCGAGGAATTGCGCTGGCCAGTCTTACCGCCTCCACCGTGCGTAATGTTAGCCGCGGTATTATTGGCGTTGCCATTATCCAGAGTCTTTTGATCGGCATCGGTTTAGTGACCGTGGGAACGCCTGCGGCCGGTTTATTAACTTTTCTCGCCCTACTTTTGGGCATTCTCCAAATTGGCCCCGGTTTGATTGTCTTGGGGGCGCTCATTCACGCTTGGGCAACACTACCCTATTCCACCGCCCTCTTGTTTACAATCTGGATGATTCCCGCCACCTTGGTCGATAATTTCCTCAAACCCATCTTAATGGGGCGCGGCCTGCCCATTCCCATGGTGGTGATTCTGCTAGGGGTGTTCGGGGGAGTAATCGCCTACGGGATTATTGGTTTGTTCGTCGGGCCAGTTCTCCTCGGTCTCTGCTACGAGTTAGTCAGAGCTTGGATTGGCGAGGATAGCCCCGAACCAGTGGCCAATAGTCATGATCAGTCAGTCTAA